From Demequina capsici, one genomic window encodes:
- a CDS encoding DUF7059 domain-containing protein: protein MSDLHRDRPVTLADDLAPRLRDALAGWTVDAVADALGDRAIRAMSREQTVPALVAARALGDAPVALLTRLFILGDELTRDQADRALGEFGVAQAIASGLLAAAGQGGDDAVRALVDLRPTAVAGSDGEATVDWWVASDQGEAVTGRRLAGDHVLGVGGASATLAGATMRTPVDRVLDLGTGCGIQALHASTHARAIVATDISRRALNFAAFNHALNAPAAHWDLREGSMLEPVVGELFDLVVSNPPFVITPPGTPSFEYRDGGHGGDGLVASLMRHVGSVLAPGGVAQHLGNWEIGRGAAWDERLESWLDASQVPLDAWIIQRDLLDAAEYAETWLRDAGVTPERDRAGFRAAYEAYLADFDARRVEAIGFGVVTLRRPASGRPTLRRLEEHEGAVAGPLGAHLASALAAHDWQVGRADDALLEERYVVAPDVTKETYGRATEHEPEHILIRQGGGLGRSVRADTALAGFVSTCDGELTAGQIAGALAALLDVPMGAMAAGIATALRDLVVDGFLAPASALQPARV, encoded by the coding sequence GTGAGCGATCTCCACCGCGACAGGCCCGTCACGCTGGCCGACGACCTGGCCCCGCGCCTGCGCGATGCCCTTGCCGGATGGACGGTCGACGCCGTGGCCGACGCGCTGGGTGACCGTGCGATCCGCGCGATGAGCCGTGAGCAGACGGTGCCTGCGCTTGTCGCGGCGCGAGCGTTGGGCGACGCGCCTGTGGCGCTGCTGACCAGGCTCTTCATCCTGGGCGACGAGCTCACGCGGGACCAGGCGGACCGTGCGCTGGGGGAGTTCGGGGTGGCGCAGGCCATCGCGTCGGGCCTTCTGGCAGCCGCTGGCCAGGGCGGGGACGACGCCGTGCGAGCCCTGGTCGACCTGCGTCCCACGGCGGTCGCGGGATCCGACGGCGAGGCGACCGTCGACTGGTGGGTCGCGTCGGACCAGGGCGAGGCGGTCACCGGCAGGCGGCTGGCAGGCGACCACGTGCTCGGTGTCGGTGGTGCTTCCGCGACTCTCGCCGGAGCGACGATGCGCACCCCTGTGGATCGGGTGCTCGACCTGGGAACCGGATGCGGCATCCAGGCGCTGCATGCCTCGACGCACGCCCGAGCGATCGTCGCCACCGACATCTCGCGCCGGGCGCTCAACTTCGCCGCGTTCAACCATGCGCTCAACGCGCCTGCGGCGCATTGGGACCTGCGCGAGGGATCGATGCTCGAGCCTGTCGTGGGCGAGCTGTTCGACCTGGTGGTGTCCAACCCCCCGTTCGTGATCACCCCGCCCGGCACGCCCAGCTTCGAGTACCGCGACGGCGGTCATGGCGGTGACGGCCTGGTCGCGTCGCTGATGCGTCACGTCGGATCGGTGCTCGCGCCCGGCGGCGTCGCGCAGCACCTGGGCAACTGGGAGATCGGGAGGGGCGCCGCGTGGGACGAGCGGCTCGAGTCCTGGTTGGACGCGTCCCAGGTGCCGCTCGACGCGTGGATCATCCAGCGCGACCTGCTCGACGCCGCGGAGTACGCCGAGACGTGGCTGCGCGACGCGGGGGTCACGCCGGAGCGGGACCGTGCCGGGTTCCGCGCCGCCTACGAGGCGTACCTCGCCGACTTCGATGCGAGGCGGGTCGAGGCGATCGGCTTCGGTGTGGTCACGCTTCGCAGGCCCGCCTCGGGCCGCCCGACGCTGCGACGGCTCGAGGAGCACGAGGGCGCCGTCGCCGGGCCGCTGGGAGCGCACCTCGCGTCGGCCCTGGCGGCCCACGACTGGCAGGTCGGGCGCGCGGACGACGCGCTGCTCGAGGAGCGCTACGTCGTGGCCCCCGATGTGACGAAGGAGACCTACGGTCGCGCCACGGAGCATGAGCCGGAGCACATCCTGATCCGTCAGGGCGGTGGCCTCGGCAGGTCCGTGCGGGCGGATACCGCGCTTGCGGGCTTCGTCTCCACCTGCGACGGTGAGCTGACGGCGGGCCAGATCGCGGGCGCGCTCGCCGCCTTGCTCGACGTGCCGATGGGAGCCATGGCGGCGGGCATCGCCACTGCGCTCAGGGATCTGGTCGTGGACGGGTTCCTCGCGCCGGCGTCTGCCCTGCAACCGGCGCGCGTCTAG
- a CDS encoding anaerobic ribonucleoside-triphosphate reductase activating protein produces the protein MALDPLQVTDITDDACCGGGHGDGSCRADGRGGRGGECKGEGRDQGACCEEDAAASNAEDHSDALPLRPLHRPVFTEGWSAPLPSGELTFEEVCLKARGGDEQREPAFQVPHADRPRASAADAARQGFGEGFDPRYLAIAALSAPNVADWPGHLASTVLLQGCPWRCTYCFNTDLQDSRKGGAVEWESVERELRARRDSTDAVVFSGGEPTRQGALADAMRIVKEMGYKVGLQTAGAFPGRLELALQHCDWVALDIKATPDGYTAITRTGMAGRRAYAALDIVRDSGVPFEVRLTVDPVTHSRQDILDTVAEIERRTGRAPVLQEVRSAGTSATYAAELADRCLADVLEPGDLPELVRR, from the coding sequence ATGGCGCTCGATCCGCTTCAGGTCACCGACATCACCGACGACGCCTGCTGCGGAGGCGGCCACGGCGACGGCTCCTGCAGGGCCGACGGTCGCGGCGGGCGCGGCGGCGAATGCAAGGGAGAGGGTCGTGACCAGGGAGCGTGCTGCGAGGAGGACGCCGCCGCGTCGAACGCGGAGGACCACTCCGATGCGCTGCCGCTCCGTCCGCTCCACCGGCCGGTGTTCACCGAAGGGTGGAGCGCGCCGCTGCCGTCGGGCGAGCTGACCTTCGAGGAGGTCTGCCTGAAGGCGCGTGGTGGCGACGAGCAGCGGGAGCCCGCCTTCCAGGTCCCGCACGCCGACAGACCTCGCGCCTCCGCCGCGGACGCCGCACGTCAGGGCTTCGGCGAGGGCTTCGATCCCCGCTACCTCGCGATCGCGGCGCTGAGCGCTCCGAACGTCGCGGACTGGCCGGGCCATCTCGCCTCCACCGTCCTCCTGCAGGGCTGCCCGTGGCGCTGCACCTACTGCTTCAACACCGATCTGCAGGACTCCCGCAAGGGTGGCGCGGTCGAGTGGGAGTCCGTGGAACGCGAGCTGCGGGCGCGCCGCGACTCGACGGACGCCGTGGTCTTCTCCGGCGGGGAGCCGACGAGGCAGGGAGCCCTGGCCGACGCGATGCGGATCGTGAAGGAGATGGGCTACAAGGTCGGACTCCAAACCGCGGGCGCCTTCCCTGGGCGGCTGGAGCTCGCGCTGCAGCACTGCGACTGGGTGGCGCTCGACATCAAGGCGACGCCGGACGGCTACACCGCGATCACGCGCACCGGCATGGCGGGACGGCGCGCGTATGCGGCGCTCGACATCGTGCGCGACTCGGGCGTGCCCTTCGAGGTCCGCCTGACGGTCGACCCGGTGACCCACTCTCGTCAGGACATACTCGACACCGTCGCCGAGATCGAGCGTCGCACCGGCAGGGCGCCGGTGCTGCAGGAGGTCCGTTCCGCGGGCACCAGCGCCACGTACGCAGCGGAGCTCGCGGACCGTTGCCTGGCCGATGTGCTGGAGCCTGGCGACCTCCCGGAGCTCGTCCGCCGCTGA
- a CDS encoding sigma factor-like helix-turn-helix DNA-binding protein: MSVEHGEVFAQSLPRLSGYAYALTGSHAAAKDLVTAAMLRVLTFHLRPLRPAAAEARAMREIRRLHLAGPRRQARWSVATERIRAEDGERRATRSAAAPADRAAAAPAASSTPEQPDPSIFAPPRHALRDDGGETARVRDAEGNAADEARKVSHEGPVRSQAVAPPPPRLPESSTSTPFAQALDALSPVVRTAAAMRHIEGLDVASVARSMKVSERTVEIWWEEARAVLAPVLGVDSERELDVVQVKGAGS; this comes from the coding sequence GTGTCGGTCGAGCACGGTGAGGTGTTCGCCCAGTCGCTTCCGCGGCTGAGCGGGTACGCCTACGCGCTCACCGGGTCGCACGCGGCGGCCAAGGACCTCGTGACGGCTGCGATGCTGCGCGTCCTCACGTTCCACCTGCGCCCCTTGCGACCGGCTGCGGCGGAGGCGCGTGCCATGCGCGAGATCCGACGGCTGCACCTCGCGGGTCCCCGCAGGCAGGCGCGGTGGAGCGTGGCGACCGAGCGCATCCGAGCCGAGGACGGCGAGCGTCGCGCGACTCGATCCGCTGCCGCGCCTGCGGATCGTGCAGCAGCAGCGCCGGCGGCCTCGTCGACACCGGAACAGCCGGACCCGTCGATCTTCGCGCCACCACGGCATGCGCTCCGAGACGACGGTGGGGAGACGGCTCGCGTGAGGGACGCGGAGGGGAACGCCGCCGACGAGGCGCGCAAGGTGTCGCACGAGGGGCCGGTCCGGTCGCAGGCGGTGGCTCCGCCGCCGCCCCGCCTGCCGGAGTCGAGCACGAGCACGCCGTTCGCGCAGGCGCTCGACGCGCTCTCGCCGGTGGTGAGGACCGCGGCGGCGATGCGCCACATCGAGGGCCTCGACGTCGCATCCGTCGCGCGCTCGATGAAGGTCTCGGAGCGCACCGTCGAGATCTGGTGGGAGGAGGCGCGCGCGGTGCTCGCGCCCGTGCTCGGCGTCGACTCGGAGCGTGAGCTCGACGTCGTCCAGGTGAAGGGCGCCGGCTCATGA
- a CDS encoding ABC transporter ATP-binding protein, giving the protein MGEVVVDAVVARGLYKAFEGRFAVDGMDLTVPRGSFYGIAGPNGAGKTTALRMIIGVLKPDGGDVVVDGVPVWPDTRAAKRRLGFVADNPAMFERLSGREMLEYAALLHGLDPVEADRRASELLQVLDLTADQGRMIADYSLGMRKRMGLAVALLHSPAVLILDEPFGSLDPVNTQVMEELLQRYRARGGTVVFSSHVMDVVERLCDRMVVMADGRARVEGTVADVRGAAPTLQQAFVDLVGGRDLGEGELSWLQSS; this is encoded by the coding sequence ATGGGTGAAGTTGTCGTGGACGCTGTCGTGGCGCGCGGCCTGTACAAGGCGTTCGAGGGACGATTCGCCGTCGACGGCATGGACCTGACGGTCCCGCGCGGAAGCTTCTATGGCATCGCGGGGCCGAACGGCGCCGGCAAGACGACGGCCCTGCGCATGATCATCGGGGTGCTGAAGCCCGATGGCGGCGACGTTGTCGTGGACGGGGTGCCTGTGTGGCCTGACACCCGCGCGGCGAAGCGTCGCCTGGGGTTCGTGGCGGACAACCCTGCGATGTTCGAACGGCTGTCCGGACGCGAGATGCTCGAGTACGCGGCGCTGCTGCACGGGCTCGACCCGGTGGAGGCCGACCGGCGCGCGAGCGAGCTGCTGCAGGTGCTGGACCTCACGGCCGACCAGGGCCGGATGATCGCCGACTACTCGCTCGGCATGCGCAAGCGTATGGGCCTGGCCGTGGCGTTGCTGCACAGCCCGGCGGTGCTGATCCTCGACGAGCCGTTCGGCTCCCTGGACCCGGTCAACACACAGGTGATGGAGGAGCTGCTTCAGCGCTATCGGGCGCGCGGAGGCACCGTCGTGTTCTCGAGCCACGTGATGGACGTCGTGGAGCGGCTGTGCGATCGCATGGTGGTCATGGCCGACGGGCGGGCGCGCGTCGAGGGCACGGTCGCGGACGTGCGGGGCGCGGCGCCCACCCTCCAGCAGGCGTTCGTGGACCTCGTCGGCGGTCGCGATCTCGGTGAGGGGGAGCTGTCGTGGTTGCAGTCCTCGTAA
- the topA gene encoding type I DNA topoisomerase — protein sequence MPRKLVIVESPTKSRTIGGYLGDDYDVVSSVGHIRDLAEKSELPDDVKKSPAGEFSIDIDGGFTPFYRVDPGKKKVVADMKKRLKDADELYLATDEDREGEAIAWHLLEVLKPKVPVKRLAFHEITKEGIARALQSPREVDMELVEAQEARRILDRLYGYSVSPVLWRKIQGGLSAGRVQSIALRLVVDRERERIAFRSAEYWDLQATFTAQAGPDAGRAFVARLTTVDGKRVASGKDFDDRGALKGSTVVHLTAAAAGALAAGLASAEFKVAGVDSKPYKRRPAAPFITSTLIQEASRKLRLGARDTMRVAQGLYERGYITYMRSDSPGLSGEATRAARSQALELFGSDAVAPTARVYASKDSNAQEAHEAIRPSGDVFRTPDQLRAELRGDEFRMYEMIWKRTIASQMADAVGTTSTVRLAATSAEHHAVEFSKSGTIITQPGFLAVYEESREKARYEEDDAVDKADDDRLPQLTEGQPVDVADLQPLTHATTPPPRFTQGSMIKELEDRKFGRPSTYASMVDLIISRGYVRVDKQALVPTWLAFAIIRLLEEHFGWLVDYDFTADMEEDLDRIAQGDMARVDWLTRFYFGTEGAAEGRAEGLKNLVDNLGDIDARAINTFQIGDGIELRVGRYGPYIQRPKEGGEEGEMDTASVPEDLAPDELTVARAGELFENQGGDERALGTHPDLGTEIIAKAGRFGPYVTEVLPEGSKAKPRTASLFKSMDLATVTLEDAVKLMELPRVVGKDPESNEEITAQNGRYGPYLKKGTDSRTIDSEDQLLSITLDEALAIYAQPKRGRGRTAKPPLKELGVDPVSEKPIVVKEGRFGEYITDGVTNITIPRGTTVDELTHERAVELLQEKREKAPAKKTAARKPAARKTTTRKAAPKKK from the coding sequence ATGCCCCGCAAGCTCGTCATCGTCGAGTCGCCCACCAAGTCGCGCACCATCGGCGGCTATCTGGGCGACGACTACGACGTGGTCTCCAGCGTCGGCCATATCCGCGACCTTGCGGAGAAGTCGGAGCTTCCGGACGACGTCAAGAAGTCGCCTGCAGGCGAGTTCTCCATCGACATCGACGGCGGCTTCACGCCCTTCTACCGGGTGGACCCGGGCAAGAAGAAGGTCGTCGCGGACATGAAGAAGCGTCTCAAGGACGCCGACGAGCTGTACCTGGCCACTGATGAGGACCGCGAGGGGGAGGCGATCGCCTGGCACCTGCTCGAGGTCCTCAAGCCCAAGGTGCCGGTCAAGCGTCTGGCCTTCCACGAGATCACCAAGGAGGGGATCGCGCGGGCCCTCCAGTCGCCCCGCGAGGTCGACATGGAGCTGGTGGAGGCCCAGGAGGCCCGCCGCATCCTCGACCGACTGTACGGCTACTCCGTGTCGCCGGTGCTGTGGCGCAAGATCCAGGGCGGGCTGTCCGCCGGGCGCGTGCAGTCGATCGCGCTGCGCCTGGTCGTGGACCGCGAGCGGGAGCGCATCGCGTTCCGTTCCGCCGAGTACTGGGACCTGCAGGCCACCTTCACCGCCCAGGCGGGCCCCGACGCGGGCCGGGCCTTCGTCGCGCGTCTCACGACCGTGGACGGCAAGCGGGTCGCGTCCGGCAAGGACTTCGACGACCGTGGCGCGCTCAAGGGCTCCACCGTGGTGCACCTCACCGCCGCGGCAGCCGGAGCGTTGGCCGCGGGCCTCGCCTCCGCCGAGTTCAAGGTCGCAGGCGTCGACTCGAAGCCGTACAAGCGCCGTCCTGCGGCGCCGTTCATCACCTCCACCCTGATCCAGGAGGCGAGCCGCAAGCTCCGGCTGGGTGCCCGAGACACGATGCGCGTGGCGCAGGGCCTGTACGAGCGCGGCTACATCACCTATATGCGCTCCGACTCGCCGGGCCTGTCCGGTGAGGCGACGCGCGCCGCCCGTTCGCAGGCGCTCGAGCTCTTCGGCTCCGACGCCGTCGCACCCACGGCCCGTGTCTACGCGTCGAAGGACTCCAACGCTCAGGAGGCGCACGAGGCGATCCGCCCGTCGGGCGATGTGTTCCGCACCCCGGATCAGCTCCGCGCAGAGCTGCGCGGCGACGAGTTCCGCATGTACGAGATGATCTGGAAGCGCACCATCGCCTCCCAGATGGCCGACGCGGTCGGCACCACCTCCACGGTGCGCCTCGCCGCCACGAGCGCCGAGCATCACGCGGTCGAGTTCTCCAAGTCCGGCACGATCATCACGCAGCCCGGCTTCCTCGCCGTCTACGAGGAGTCGCGTGAGAAGGCCCGCTACGAGGAGGACGACGCGGTCGACAAGGCCGACGACGACCGCCTGCCCCAGCTCACCGAGGGCCAGCCCGTGGATGTCGCGGACCTGCAGCCGCTGACGCACGCGACGACGCCGCCCCCGCGATTCACGCAGGGCTCCATGATCAAGGAGCTCGAGGACCGCAAGTTCGGCCGTCCGTCCACGTACGCGTCGATGGTGGACCTCATCATCTCCCGCGGCTATGTGCGGGTCGACAAGCAGGCGCTGGTGCCCACGTGGCTCGCTTTCGCGATCATCCGCCTTCTCGAGGAGCACTTCGGCTGGCTGGTCGACTACGACTTCACGGCCGACATGGAGGAGGACCTGGACCGGATCGCGCAGGGTGACATGGCCCGCGTGGACTGGCTCACCCGGTTCTACTTCGGCACCGAGGGCGCCGCCGAGGGCCGCGCCGAGGGGCTGAAGAACCTCGTGGACAACCTGGGCGACATCGACGCGCGCGCCATCAACACCTTCCAGATCGGCGACGGCATCGAGCTGCGCGTCGGCCGCTACGGCCCGTACATCCAGCGCCCCAAGGAGGGTGGCGAGGAAGGGGAGATGGACACGGCGTCCGTCCCCGAGGACCTCGCTCCCGACGAGCTCACCGTGGCGAGGGCTGGAGAGCTGTTCGAGAACCAGGGGGGCGACGAGCGTGCGCTCGGCACCCACCCTGACCTGGGCACGGAGATCATCGCGAAGGCGGGCCGCTTCGGACCGTACGTCACCGAGGTGCTGCCGGAGGGGTCCAAGGCCAAGCCGAGGACCGCGTCGCTGTTCAAGTCGATGGACCTCGCGACCGTCACCCTCGAGGATGCCGTCAAGCTCATGGAGCTGCCTCGCGTGGTCGGCAAGGACCCCGAGTCGAACGAGGAGATCACCGCCCAGAACGGTCGCTACGGCCCGTACCTGAAGAAGGGCACCGACTCCCGGACCATCGACTCCGAGGATCAGCTGCTGTCCATCACGCTCGACGAGGCGCTCGCCATCTACGCGCAGCCCAAGCGTGGCCGTGGCCGTACCGCCAAGCCGCCGCTCAAGGAGCTGGGAGTCGACCCGGTGTCCGAGAAGCCGATCGTCGTGAAGGAAGGCCGCTTCGGCGAGTACATCACCGACGGCGTCACCAACATCACGATCCCCCGCGGCACGACCGTCGACGAGCTCACCCACGAGCGCGCCGTCGAGCTGCTGCAGGAGAAGCGCGAGAAGGCTCCCGCGAAGAAGACCGCAGCGCGCAAGCCTGCGGCCCGCAAGACGACGACGCGCAAGGCCGCGCCCAAGAAGAAGTGA
- a CDS encoding inositol monophosphatase family protein has translation MSLPSDTITPQLSQAVLAAMNAATEAEVMPRWRALEDHEIRTKSSEWDLVTDADEAAERMITAALRDLVDVPVVGEEATAKDATLLELVDGAGAVWVVDPVDGTRNFVAGTEAFGCMVALIDDGRTVASWITYPAVGREAHAARGVGAFLDGERLTTPAPTDPASLRGAIASKFHPGDADELHAAAESLGPSKPIRFCAAWDYLDVVTGVTDYVAFTRTLPWDHAPGALICQEAGLTAARPDGSEYLPGGDVRAGILTAHPSVWERIAGVLPVR, from the coding sequence GTGAGCCTTCCCTCTGACACGATCACCCCGCAGCTGTCCCAGGCGGTCCTCGCCGCCATGAACGCCGCCACGGAGGCGGAGGTCATGCCACGGTGGCGCGCACTGGAGGATCACGAGATCCGCACCAAGTCCTCCGAATGGGACCTGGTGACCGATGCCGACGAAGCGGCCGAGCGGATGATCACCGCCGCGCTGCGCGACCTGGTGGACGTGCCGGTGGTGGGCGAGGAGGCGACCGCGAAGGACGCCACGCTGCTCGAGCTGGTGGACGGAGCGGGAGCGGTGTGGGTGGTCGACCCTGTCGACGGCACGCGCAACTTCGTGGCGGGAACCGAGGCGTTCGGCTGCATGGTGGCGCTGATCGACGACGGCCGCACGGTGGCCTCATGGATCACGTATCCGGCGGTGGGCCGCGAGGCGCATGCGGCCCGAGGAGTCGGCGCCTTCCTGGACGGAGAGCGGCTCACGACGCCTGCCCCGACGGACCCTGCATCGCTGCGCGGCGCGATCGCCTCGAAGTTCCATCCTGGCGACGCCGACGAGCTTCACGCGGCGGCGGAGTCGCTCGGCCCGTCCAAGCCGATCCGCTTCTGCGCGGCATGGGACTACCTGGACGTGGTGACCGGCGTCACCGACTACGTGGCGTTCACCCGCACGCTCCCCTGGGACCACGCGCCCGGCGCGCTGATCTGCCAGGAGGCGGGGCTCACGGCCGCACGTCCCGACGGTTCTGAGTACCTGCCCGGAGGCGACGTGCGCGCGGGCATCCTCACCGCGCACCCGTCGGTCTGGGAGCGGATCGCCGGCGTCCTGCCGGTGCGCTGA
- a CDS encoding Gfo/Idh/MocA family protein, translating into MSAPLPMSAPAFRWGILGAGGIAHKLADAITHYTKSEVVAVAAASGLERAQAFAAETGVPTAYGSYEELVADPDVDIVYVATTHNNHHGPALLAIEAGKHVMVEKAFTQNERQARLVVDAARAKGVFVMEAMWARHLPHMYALREAIARGEIGEVISVQADHGQPISHIERMRNPALAGGALLDLGVYPISFAHDILGVPDAITAVGRLTDTGVDGQVSMVFDYPSMGAQASLTTTMEGKTPCMALIGGTEGYIEIDGTFYNPTTFRVVRLDGTMWEYDGTAPNGFQFEAAEVARCVAAGLTESPIQPLEQSLEIMRIMDEVRNQIGLIYPDEHGGPGER; encoded by the coding sequence ATGAGTGCACCGCTGCCCATGTCCGCGCCCGCCTTCCGTTGGGGGATCCTCGGTGCGGGAGGAATCGCCCACAAGCTGGCCGACGCCATCACGCATTACACGAAGTCGGAGGTGGTCGCCGTCGCCGCCGCCTCCGGACTCGAGAGAGCGCAGGCGTTCGCCGCCGAGACCGGCGTGCCGACGGCGTACGGCAGCTACGAGGAGCTCGTCGCCGATCCTGACGTCGACATCGTCTACGTGGCCACCACGCACAACAACCACCACGGGCCGGCGCTGCTGGCGATCGAGGCGGGCAAGCACGTGATGGTCGAGAAGGCGTTCACGCAGAACGAGAGGCAGGCGCGGCTCGTGGTCGACGCGGCGCGCGCCAAGGGCGTGTTCGTCATGGAGGCCATGTGGGCGCGGCACCTTCCCCACATGTACGCCCTGCGCGAGGCGATCGCGCGCGGAGAGATCGGCGAGGTCATCTCCGTCCAGGCGGACCACGGTCAGCCGATCTCGCACATCGAGCGCATGCGCAACCCCGCCCTCGCGGGCGGTGCGCTGCTGGACCTCGGCGTGTACCCCATCTCGTTCGCCCACGACATCCTTGGCGTCCCTGATGCGATCACCGCGGTCGGACGGCTGACGGACACCGGTGTCGACGGTCAGGTCTCGATGGTCTTCGACTACCCGAGCATGGGGGCGCAGGCGTCGCTCACCACCACGATGGAGGGCAAGACCCCCTGCATGGCGCTGATCGGTGGCACCGAGGGCTACATCGAGATCGACGGCACCTTCTACAACCCGACGACCTTCCGGGTGGTCCGCCTCGACGGCACCATGTGGGAGTACGACGGCACCGCTCCGAACGGCTTCCAGTTCGAGGCCGCCGAGGTGGCGCGGTGCGTCGCCGCGGGACTCACCGAGTCTCCGATCCAGCCGCTCGAGCAGTCGTTGGAGATCATGCGGATCATGGACGAGGTGCGCAACCAGATCGGCCTCATCTACCCCGACGAGCATGGCGGGCCCGGCGAGCGGTAG
- a CDS encoding M20/M25/M40 family metallo-hydrolase, which produces MSAEDVLGSGSGPEGYGEQPVGASVAGTWTPGDEVASAKDAHATAARLAALVRIPTVTPQSTTGHSEEEARVFARLHSALTALYPRVFAHDPEVVGRAGLLLRVPGASADDPVVLMAHQDVVPVPADWQAEGWEHPPFDGVIEDGWVHGRGTLDDKGALTVMLDAVESLLAEGWTPARDLHLLMSADEESYGRCAVEGTAVLEQRGVTPWLVLDEGGAVTVGAFPGLEREAAVIGVSEKGIATVRLTVESGGGHASTPPKESAPGILARALDAIERHPHPSSLNDVSVEMFQTVGPEVEGRLGGVLSRAGLLRPLLTRVLPGVSPEMAAMVRTTTAITQLQGSPGHNVLATSASAILNMRVAVGSTVAQAVAHIRRTVKDDRVRIDVVESSEPSPVSPSGDDARWLALKDAVAAAYPDAITMPYVMLAASDARHVARIAPAVYRFAPLRMSSAQRAAVHGPNEKVEVESLGRGVAFYRALLTGL; this is translated from the coding sequence ATGAGCGCGGAGGACGTGCTCGGGTCCGGTTCCGGCCCCGAGGGGTACGGCGAGCAGCCCGTCGGCGCGTCCGTCGCCGGGACGTGGACCCCGGGCGACGAGGTCGCGAGCGCGAAGGACGCCCATGCGACCGCAGCCCGCCTCGCGGCGCTCGTGCGGATCCCGACCGTCACCCCGCAGAGCACCACAGGGCACTCCGAGGAGGAGGCCAGGGTCTTCGCCCGCCTCCATTCCGCGCTCACCGCGCTGTACCCGCGCGTGTTCGCCCACGATCCGGAGGTGGTGGGCCGGGCCGGCCTGCTCCTCCGCGTCCCCGGCGCCTCCGCCGATGACCCCGTGGTGCTCATGGCGCACCAGGACGTGGTCCCGGTCCCTGCGGACTGGCAGGCCGAGGGCTGGGAGCATCCGCCCTTCGACGGGGTGATCGAGGACGGGTGGGTCCACGGTCGCGGCACGCTCGACGACAAGGGCGCGCTGACCGTGATGCTTGACGCCGTCGAGTCCCTGCTCGCCGAGGGGTGGACCCCCGCGCGGGACCTTCACCTGCTCATGAGCGCCGACGAGGAGTCGTACGGAAGGTGCGCGGTGGAGGGCACCGCGGTGCTCGAGCAGCGTGGAGTGACTCCCTGGCTGGTGCTCGACGAGGGCGGGGCCGTGACAGTCGGCGCCTTCCCTGGCCTGGAGCGGGAGGCGGCGGTCATCGGGGTCTCGGAGAAGGGGATCGCGACGGTGCGCCTCACGGTCGAGTCCGGCGGAGGCCACGCCTCGACCCCGCCCAAGGAGTCCGCGCCCGGCATCCTCGCGAGGGCCCTCGACGCGATCGAGAGGCACCCGCACCCGTCGTCCCTCAACGACGTGTCGGTGGAGATGTTCCAGACGGTGGGCCCCGAGGTGGAGGGGCGTCTGGGTGGCGTGCTGAGTCGCGCGGGCCTGCTGCGGCCGCTGCTGACGCGGGTGCTGCCCGGAGTGAGCCCGGAGATGGCGGCGATGGTGCGCACCACCACCGCCATCACGCAGCTGCAGGGAAGCCCCGGTCACAACGTGCTCGCCACCAGCGCCTCGGCGATCCTCAACATGCGGGTCGCGGTGGGGAGCACGGTCGCGCAGGCGGTCGCCCACATCCGCCGCACGGTGAAGGACGATCGGGTGCGGATCGATGTGGTCGAGTCCTCCGAGCCGTCGCCGGTGTCGCCCAGCGGCGACGACGCGAGGTGGCTGGCGCTGAAGGATGCGGTCGCCGCGGCGTACCCGGACGCGATCACCATGCCGTACGTGATGCTCGCCGCCTCCGACGCTCGCCACGTGGCCAGGATCGCGCCCGCCGTCTACAGGTTCGCACCGCTGCGCATGAGCTCCGCGCAGCGTGCGGCGGTCCACGGGCCGAACGAGAAGGTGGAGGTCGAGTCGCTCGGCCGCGGCGTCGCGTTCTACCGTGCGCTTCTCACTGGCCTCTGA